Proteins from a genomic interval of Streptomyces sp. NBC_01445:
- a CDS encoding ferredoxin reductase family protein produces MTTTFATTTHTSGGMRHRRPRRSVVPTLAPLAIWAGAAGVLALWWSDTTSVVGPAGWLTGAGRIAGLLAGYACAVLLALMARVPLLDHTIGTDRLARWHALGGRCTISLALAHTLLIIWGYSLTSHTNVVSQTSTFVLNYPDLLKGTVGFLLFVATGILSARAARRRMSYETWHYLHFATYLAVFLTFGHQLSNGADFVGNRTAQTAWYTLFLSVAALVGWYRFAVPVRRGLRHRLRVAAVHQEAPGVVSVHLTGEHLDELGAEPGQFLRWRFLARGLWWTANPYSLSAPPHPRHLRITVKNAGGHSASLARLAPGTRVWAEGPYGAFTARRRTAPKVLLLAGGVGITPLRALFETLPGEVTLVYRARRSDDLALRAELDAIAAHRRATVRYVVDEPAGFSSPLTARGLCALLPDLAAHDVYLCGPPGMTRAAIPALRQAGVPARRIHHESFEF; encoded by the coding sequence ATGACCACCACATTCGCCACGACGACGCATACGAGCGGCGGGATGCGCCACCGGCGCCCGCGTCGCAGCGTCGTGCCCACCCTGGCGCCGCTGGCGATCTGGGCCGGTGCCGCCGGGGTGCTCGCCCTGTGGTGGAGCGACACGACGTCGGTGGTGGGCCCGGCCGGCTGGCTGACGGGCGCGGGACGCATCGCCGGACTACTGGCCGGATACGCCTGTGCGGTGCTGCTGGCACTGATGGCCCGCGTCCCGCTCCTGGACCACACGATCGGCACGGACCGCCTCGCGCGCTGGCACGCACTGGGCGGCCGCTGCACGATCTCCCTGGCGCTCGCCCACACCCTGCTGATCATCTGGGGCTACTCCCTGACCTCCCACACGAACGTGGTCAGCCAGACCTCCACGTTCGTCCTCAACTACCCCGACCTCCTCAAGGGCACAGTCGGCTTCCTGCTGTTCGTGGCCACCGGGATCCTCTCGGCCCGGGCGGCCCGCCGCAGGATGAGCTACGAGACTTGGCACTACCTGCACTTCGCCACGTACCTGGCGGTCTTCCTCACGTTCGGCCACCAGCTCTCCAACGGCGCGGACTTCGTCGGGAACCGCACCGCCCAGACCGCCTGGTACACGCTCTTCCTCAGCGTGGCCGCGCTCGTCGGCTGGTACCGGTTCGCCGTCCCCGTCCGGCGCGGGCTGCGCCACCGCCTGCGGGTCGCCGCGGTCCACCAGGAGGCGCCGGGCGTGGTCTCCGTCCACCTCACCGGAGAACACCTCGACGAACTGGGAGCCGAACCGGGACAGTTCCTGCGCTGGCGTTTCCTGGCCCGCGGCCTGTGGTGGACCGCCAACCCCTACTCCCTCTCCGCCCCGCCGCACCCGCGACATCTGCGCATCACGGTGAAGAACGCCGGCGGCCACAGCGCCTCACTGGCCCGCCTGGCACCCGGCACCCGCGTCTGGGCCGAGGGTCCGTACGGCGCATTCACGGCGCGGCGCCGCACTGCTCCGAAGGTCCTACTCCTGGCGGGCGGCGTCGGCATCACACCCCTGCGCGCTCTCTTCGAGACGCTCCCGGGCGAGGTGACCCTCGTCTACCGGGCCCGCCGCTCCGACGACCTCGCCCTGCGTGCGGAACTCGACGCGATAGCCGCCCACCGCCGGGCCACCGTGCGCTACGTCGTCGACGAACCCGCTGGATTCTCTTCCCCCCTCACGGCCCGCGGCCTGTGCGCGCTGCTGCCCGATCTGGCCGCGCACGACGTGTACCTGTGCGGGCCGCCCGGCATGACCCGCGCCGCCATCCCGGCCCTGCGCCAGGCCGGAGTCCCCGCACGCCGCATCCACCACGAGTCGTTCGAGTTCTGA
- a CDS encoding response regulator transcription factor produces MNELPTTSLHRADGGPVRVLVVDDEPDVTDVLSGVMTAEGWQVRTAADGASALEAARDFRPDAVVLDWMLPDLDGLQVLRGLRRDEPRVCVLFLTARDAVEDRIAGITAGGDDYVTKPYSLEEVLARLRGLLRRAGMTAEPGASQLIVGDLTMDEEAREVRRAGSVVELSRTEFELLRFLMRNPRRVLSKDQILDRVWAYDFGGRSHVVELYISYLRKKIDAGRAPMIHTVRGVGYVLKADSP; encoded by the coding sequence ATGAACGAGCTGCCCACGACATCCCTGCACCGCGCCGACGGAGGACCCGTGCGGGTCCTGGTCGTCGACGACGAACCCGACGTCACCGATGTGCTGTCCGGGGTCATGACCGCGGAGGGCTGGCAGGTGCGCACCGCGGCCGACGGGGCGAGTGCGCTCGAGGCCGCCCGCGACTTCAGGCCTGATGCGGTGGTCCTGGACTGGATGCTGCCCGACCTCGACGGTCTGCAGGTGCTGCGGGGGCTCAGACGCGACGAGCCCAGGGTGTGTGTGCTCTTCCTGACGGCCCGGGACGCGGTCGAGGACCGTATCGCGGGCATCACCGCGGGCGGCGACGACTACGTCACCAAGCCCTACAGCCTGGAGGAGGTCCTGGCCCGGCTGCGGGGGCTCCTGCGGCGGGCCGGGATGACCGCTGAGCCGGGCGCGAGCCAGCTCATCGTCGGCGACCTCACCATGGACGAGGAAGCCAGAGAAGTACGCCGGGCGGGATCAGTGGTGGAGCTGTCGCGCACCGAGTTCGAACTCCTGCGGTTCTTGATGCGCAACCCGCGCCGGGTGCTGTCCAAGGACCAGATCCTCGACCGGGTCTGGGCCTACGACTTCGGCGGCCGCTCCCACGTCGTCGAGCTGTACATCAGCTACCTGCGGAAGAAGATCGACGCCGGGCGCGCCCCGATGATCCACACGGTGCGCGGCGTCGGCTACGTACTCAAGGCGGACTCCCCGTGA